AAGGTGAAAACTTCTGCTCTAATTCCGGGCGGAAAGTGAAATCGACTGAATGAAATCCAGTGCAGCAAACTCTACCTGTATGTCATTACAGAGCGAACACAAGGATAAAGACAAGCACAAGAGTGGCGACAAGCACAAGGAGCACAAGAGTGGCGACAAGcacaaagaaaagaagaagaagaaggataaAGACCATCACAAGAAAGATGGCCACggctcctcatcctcctcctcttcctcctctagtAGTGATTCGGTAAGTCGATGAGCGCTTTGGAATTAACACCATTCTATATACATGAGCATTATTTTAAGCCTTTTGGGCTTTATGATATAACGCTGGCAAATGTAGCCTGTAAGGATTTGGGCCTCCGCTGAGTTTAATCCACTGTTGGTTCCCAAACATTTTAAAATTCTTGCACTCGTGCTCTAAATCCAAGGCAATCTAGTGTTAATCCACTGCCAAAAGTATTCCCTACCACCACCTCACACCCAACCCACACACGGACAGCCCAGAGGAAATTAGGCTGGGCCTAATACTTTAATTAGGCCAATAAAGTTCTCAGATAAAGACAAAGTTATTGTATCAGATGAACCTGGCACAGTCAAGGGAGGTACGTCTTCAACTGTTGATCTGATGAGTGTAGGGCGTTTTCCTTTAGTGTTTCTATTGGTCAATATAGTGCTGTTGAGAAAGTGCAGCTTGTCAAGAGGTGTTGTCAACACAAATGCATGTATGTATCATGTGTCTCATTGAGAGAACGAAAGATAAGCCCATGCAAATAAGCAGGTATATTTTTAGTAGGCGGAATGTGTTcattgtgtgtgctgtagtgtcgCCTAGCCAGTTTGTACTAATCTAAGGTAATAGGGATCAGGTTTTACCTGTGTAGAAAGGGGAttcctttattttttttctatcaacAACAGCATGTCACACTAATGTCACACCACCCCATGGATGAGAATGGGTGTGGGAGGTTTGAGTTCAGTCATGTGTCAGTATTTGTTTGGGGTTAATGATTTTAGAAGATACCATGTAAACAGTCACACCCATCATATTGCCCTCAGATACTTGTTATCTAGAATCCTCTCTTGCTGCGAGATTATTGTGTAAAAGTTGGCTGGCTCTGGCTAGTAGAAgccatgtcaaatcagctgGAGAGACTGAAGACTTAAAAGTACAGGGGTAATTTGCTGATTCACTATGACTCTTTATACAGcatgtgtaaaaaaaatgttcttttttgtcctttctttCAGGATTAGCAAAATGTTGACATTGCAATTCAAAGAGAAACAGCTTGGAGGAGTTGACTTGAAGTgctgcattttcataaattaaCTCTCTAACTATACACAATGCAATCAGCCCTTATGATCATATGGTGTATTTGGAGATCTTGACATGATTGGAGTTAAATAAATTAACATGTGTACGTGTGACtgtgaaaataaatataatacaataaatcaataaaattCTTACATTTCTATAGACCCTTTCCCTAAGGCTTGATCATTTATTGACCCATCTTTTAAAAGCTGTAATATCAGTTtcaaaatacagttttttttaaaggtacaTAAGTATACATTTTAGTTGAAGGCCTATTTCTGTTCATAGTCTGTTctctatttattattttaagTTCTGTTAAATGACTTGAATTAAAGCTTCAtttgaataaacaaatgaaagaaACCTCACCTTCTCATTGTAATGCTAAAATAAGAAAAGCAGTTATGGCCtatccaacatatcacaaggttCAATACACTGTAAAATGACATGGAAGAACAAATAATGCACAAAGCGGGTTGAgcgtaaaaaagaataaaaaaagaagggagccatggatggagagaaatatATTTAGCGGTgctgtggatggagagagatgtttaGGGGTgctgtggatggagagagatatgtttaggGGTGCTGTGAACAGAACCACTGGTTTAGATACATTGTGGACATTTAATTGtccacacactttgcaaaacaCTGTTGTACCACTAGAGGGAAGCACATAGCTTTATAATAAAACTCAAGAGTTTCTACACAGCAAGACTCTACTTTAAAGAAACACTTTCTATGGGACAGATGCACATACAGTGTTCAATGAGCAACCTTGATTTTGTGTCTACTGATGATGCATGAAAGCTCCATATTTACTATGATTTCAAAACTTGACGGATTTAATATGCCATTGAATCTCATCACTTTGTAAAGAGTGTTATTCCTTACAACATGGTCCTGTGatgcccaacaacaacaacaaaaaaaaactattttggagagggaaatgtgtgttggtgagagtgTGCCCTGTGTCCTCATTACCCATCTTTTTCACAGTGTCCTGATGCAGGGGCGGGAAACTCTTGTGCTTGCCCAAGACACAGAGACCCGGAAGGTTCGTTGGCCTGTTATTAATTGCTTCAGCAATCACAGGGCTAGGCGCACTGAAATGCATGACACTGCAAAAGAGTTGCCTCGCTGTCGCTGTACACAGCATCAATATTAAAGTGTAGCGcagtttaactttttttttttctgctggaaAAGT
The Sardina pilchardus chromosome 13, fSarPil1.1, whole genome shotgun sequence genome window above contains:
- the LOC134099599 gene encoding protein FAM133-like, translated to MEFDLASAMDKDDKIKKSTGHKDEGLFGFGKKDKDKDKHKSEHKDKDKHKSGDKHKEHKSGDKHKEKKKKKDKDHHKKDGHGSSSSSSSSSSSDSD